A single window of Dysgonomonadaceae bacterium PH5-43 DNA harbors:
- a CDS encoding myo-inositol-1-phosphate synthase (product_source=KO:K01858; cath_funfam=3.40.50.720; cog=COG1260; ko=KO:K01858; pfam=PF01658,PF07994; superfamily=51735; transmembrane_helix_parts=Inside_1_12,TMhelix_13_35,Outside_36_432), which yields MEKMQVENAQGKLGVLVIGVGGAVATTFIAGTMIARKGLGVPVGSITQLATIRLGKREENRFPKIKDVVPLADLNDIVFGGWDIFEDDAYAAARHAEVLTVEDLDKVKDELTAIKPMKAVFNQEFVKRLNGTWVKDAPTKWDLMEAVRKDIKDFKAKNNCDRVVCIWCGSTEVFTKLGDVHQTIPALEKGMKENDATIAPSVLYAYACLQEGVPYINGAPNLTVDMPAMWDLSAQTKTPICGKDFKTGQTMLKTVLSPMIKTRMLGLNGWFSTNILGNRDGEVLDDPGSFKTKEESKLSVIDNILQPDLYPELYGNVYHKVRINYYPPRKDNKEGWDNIDIFGWLGYPMQLKVDFLCRDSILAAPLCLDLVLFTDLAKRAGMSGIQSWLSFYFKSPMHDNDHIAEHDLFIQYVKLKNTLRQIMGEETVDFVD from the coding sequence ATGGAAAAGATGCAAGTAGAAAATGCTCAAGGTAAATTGGGCGTTCTTGTAATTGGAGTTGGTGGTGCCGTGGCTACTACTTTCATTGCGGGTACAATGATTGCTCGTAAAGGTTTAGGAGTGCCTGTTGGCTCTATAACTCAATTGGCAACAATCAGATTAGGAAAAAGAGAAGAGAATCGTTTCCCGAAAATTAAAGATGTTGTGCCTTTGGCAGATCTTAACGACATCGTTTTCGGAGGGTGGGACATTTTTGAAGATGACGCTTACGCAGCGGCTCGTCACGCAGAAGTTCTGACGGTTGAAGACTTAGATAAAGTAAAAGACGAATTGACTGCTATTAAGCCAATGAAGGCTGTATTCAACCAAGAATTTGTGAAAAGATTAAATGGTACTTGGGTGAAAGATGCTCCTACTAAATGGGACTTGATGGAAGCTGTTCGTAAAGACATTAAAGACTTCAAAGCTAAGAACAACTGCGATAGAGTAGTTTGTATCTGGTGTGGAAGTACTGAAGTATTTACTAAATTGGGCGACGTTCACCAAACTATTCCTGCTTTAGAAAAAGGAATGAAAGAAAACGACGCTACAATAGCTCCTTCTGTACTTTATGCTTATGCTTGTTTGCAAGAAGGTGTGCCTTATATCAATGGAGCACCTAACTTAACAGTTGATATGCCTGCTATGTGGGATTTGTCGGCTCAAACAAAAACTCCTATCTGTGGAAAAGACTTCAAAACAGGTCAAACTATGTTGAAGACAGTTCTTTCTCCAATGATTAAGACTCGTATGTTAGGTCTTAACGGTTGGTTCTCTACAAATATTTTAGGAAATAGAGACGGAGAAGTACTTGACGATCCAGGTTCTTTCAAAACAAAAGAAGAGTCTAAACTTTCTGTTATAGACAATATCTTACAACCTGATTTATATCCTGAATTGTACGGAAATGTGTATCATAAAGTACGTATCAATTATTATCCTCCTCGCAAAGACAATAAAGAAGGTTGGGATAACATCGATATCTTCGGTTGGTTAGGTTATCCTATGCAGTTGAAAGTGGATTTTCTTTGTCGCGACTCAATCTTAGCAGCACCTCTTTGTTTAGACTTAGTGTTGTTTACTGACTTGGCAAAACGTGCTGGTATGAGTGGTATCCAATCTTGGTTATCTTTCTACTTTAAGTCGCCAATGCACGACAACGATCATATTGCTGAACACGATTTGTTTATTCAGTATGTGAAACTTAAAAACACTCTACGTCAAATAATGGGCGAAGAAACTGTTGA